The following are encoded in a window of Primulina eburnea isolate SZY01 chromosome 4, ASM2296580v1, whole genome shotgun sequence genomic DNA:
- the LOC140830393 gene encoding uncharacterized protein has product MGADVLVNIEDLRSCSVKSICRICHDEESESCKSLEAPCACTGTVKFAHRDCIQRWCNEKGNAICEICLQKFEPGYTSQPKKAHLIDTTTVTIRGSLEIPRINPEQNVGEILETEYSECASAADRSAACCRSVALILTALLLIRHLFDVFNSGAGSGSYPLSLPTLLIVKASGILLPMYVILRVIAAIHNSIRHHHQQRSITNMLSSDDEDDEGQDNSVVSQP; this is encoded by the exons ATGGGTGCTGATGTTTTGGTCAATATAGAAGATTTAAGATCATGTTCTGTAAAATCTATATGCAGAATATGCCACGATGAAGAGTCCGAAAGCTGTAAAAGCTTGGAGGCTCCTTGCGCTTGTACCGGAACTGTCAAG TTTGCTCACAGAGATTGCATACAGAGATGGTGCAATGAAAAGGGAAACGCTATCTGTGAAATTTGCTTGCAG AAGTTTGAACCGGGGTACACATCACAACCCAAGAAGGCACACTTAATCGACACGACGACAGTAACCATAAG GGGAAGTTTGGAAATCCCAAGAATTAATCCAGAACAGAACGTGGGAGAAATTCTTGAAACTGAATACTCGGAGTGTGCCTCAGCAGCTGACAGAAGTGCTGCTTGCTGCAGATCAGTGGCTCTCATT TTAACTGCATTGCTTCTGATCCGACATCTTTTTGATGTGTTTAACTCTGGAGCAGGGTCGGGAAGTTACCCATTGTCACTCCCTACA CTTCTTATTGTTAAAGCTAGTGGAATACTTCTTCCCATGTACGTGATACTACGGGTTATTGCAGCAATTCACAACAGCATCAGGCATCATCATCAACAG AGATCTATCACTAACATGCTGAGTTCTGACGATGAAGATGACGAAGGGCAGGACAATAGCGTCGTATCACAACCATAA